The genomic DNA CGGGCGGTGGTGACCAGGGACATGGGGCTCGCCTCCGATGGGGTCGGTCCGGCGGAGTGGTCCGGCGGAGTCGGTCGGTACGACGCGGTGGTCACGGGGACCGGCGCGGGACGTAGTTCGAAATCATTTCCCGACTCACCGCCGCTATGCGGGCCGCCCCGGCGGGGGCCGTGCGGTGCGCCGCTCCCCGGGGACGGTGCGGGGCGCCCCGGGCCACCGCGCACCCACGGCACACGCCCACGCGCCCACCGCCCCGCCCGCAGTCCGGCGACCCCACGCCCCGGCGCCCCGGCGAACGCCGGGTCGGCGTCGGATCACCGGCCGGGCGGGCGGGGCGTGCCCGCCGGACGGACGGCACCGCGGGTTCGGGCGGTACGGCGGCGCCCGGACCGGCCGACCGGGGCGGGACGCGACGGGGGGTCCACCCGGTCCGGCCTCTCCGGCCTCTCCGGCCTCTCCGGCCTCTCCGGCCTCTCCGGCCTCTCCGGCCTCTCCGGCCTCTCCGGCCTCTCCGGCCTCTCCGGCCTCTCCGGCCTCTCCGGCCTCTCCGGCCTCACCGGGCGGCCGATGCGGCCGGACCGGCTGATCCGGCCGGGCGGGACCGCGACGGCCCCGCCCGCCCGGCCGGGGATCAGGAGACGATGTCCTCGTGGCCGGCGATCTCGCGGGGGTCGCGGGGACCCGGGCCGATGTAGCGGGCCGACGGGCGGACCAGGCGGCCCGTGCGCTTCTGCTCCAGGATGTGGGCCGACCAGCCGGCGGTGCGGGCGCAGGTGAACATGGATGTGAACATGTGCGCCGGGACCTCCGCGAAGTCCAGGACGATCGCCGCCCAGAACTCCACGTTCGTCGCCAGGACCCGGTCCGGGCGGCGGTTGTGCAGCTCCTCCAGGGCGGCCCTCTCCAGGGCCTCCGCCACCTCGAAGCGCGGCGCGGCCAGCTCGCGGGCCGTGCGGCGCAGGACCCGGGCGCGCGGGTCCTCGGCGCGGTACACGCGGTGGCCGAAACCCATCAGCCGCTCGCCCCCGTCCAGGGCGCGCTTCACGTACGCGACGGCGTCACCGGTCCGCTCGATCTCCTCGATCATGCCGAGCACCCGCGACGGCGCGCCGCCGTGCAGCGGCCCCGACATGGCGCCGACCGCGCCGGACAGCGCCGCCGCCACGTCCGCGCCGGTCGACGCGATCACGCGCGCGGTGAACGTCGAGGCGTTCATGCCGTGCTCGGCGGCCGACGTCCAGTACGCGTCGACGGCCTTCACGTGCTTCGGGTCCGGCTCGCCGCGCCAGCGGATCATGAACCGCTCGACCACCGACTGCGCCTTGTCGATCTCGCGCTGCGGCACCATCGGCAGCCCTTGCCCGCGCGCGCTCTGCGCCACGTACGACAGTGCCATGACCGCCGCCCGCGCCAGGTCGTCGCGGGCCTGTTCCTCGCCGATGTCGAGCAGCGGCCTCAGCCCCCAGACGGGGGCGAGCATCGCCAGCGCGGACTGCACGTCCACGCGGACGTCGCCGGAGTGGATCGGGATCGGGAAGGGCTCGGCCGGGGGCAGGCCGGGGTTGAACGCGCCGTCGACGAGCAGGCCCCACACGTTCCCGAAGGACACGTGGCCCACCAGGTCCTCGATGTCGACGCCCCGGTACCGGAGGGCGCCGCCCTCCTTGTCCGGTTCGGCGATCTCCGTCTCGAACGCGACGACTCCCTCGAGCCCGGGTACGAAGTCGGACATCTGGCGGCTCCTCGTGGTGGCGTGTGCGGGGAGGGAACGAACAGGTGACCCAGCCGTCGAGTCTGTCGGGTCCCCCCGAAGCGGGGAAGCGTGACATCGGGCACAGTGCGCCGTTCGACCGGGCGGGGCCGGGGCCGCGGCGTGCGGGGCGGACTGGGAAGGCCGCAGCGCCCTGGTGCAGGATGGACGCCGTGACCGACGCCCTCCACCCAGCCGTGGACCCCGCCCTCGACCCGGCGCCCATGCGCGAGCAGTACCACACCCGCGAGCTCGCGGAGCGCGACCTGGCCGCGCACCCCATGGAGCAGTTCGCGCGCTGGTTCGCGGACGCGGCGTCCCGCGGCGACGTCCACGAGCCGAACGCCATGGTCGTGGCGACGGCCACCCCCGACGGCCGCCCCTCGGCGCGCACCGTGCTGCTGAAGCACTTCGACGCGCGCGGCTTCGTCTTCTTCACCAACTACGACTCCCGCAAGGGTGCCGAACTGACCGCCAACCCGTACGCCTCGCTCCTCTTCCCCTGGCACCCGATCGCCCGCCAGGTCGTCGTCACCGGCTCGGTCGCGCGCGTCGGCCGCGACGAGACGGCCGCGTACTTCCGCACCCGCCCGCACGGCTCCCAGCTCGGTGCCTGGGCCAGCGCGCAGTCGTCCGTCATCGGCTCCCGCGCCGAGCTGCTCGCCCGGTACGAGGAGCTGGCGGCCCGCTACCCGCAGGACGAGCGGGTGCCCGTACCGCCGCACTGGGGCGGGTTCCTGGTCGCGCCGGAGACCGTCGAGTTCTGGCAGGGGCACGAGAACCGGCTCCACGACCGGCTCCGGTACGTGCGGCGGCCGGAGTCGGAGGGCGACGGCGTGGGCTGGCGGGTGGAGCGGCTCGCGCCGTAGCGCCCCGGGCGCTTCCCCCTCCGGGCGTCCCCGGCCGCCGGCCTCTCCAGGCGCCTTCGAGCCCCTACGGGTCCCCCGGGCCCCCGGGTCTCCGGACCCCTGGGTCTACGGGCCCCCGGGTCCCTGGGTCCCCCGGGTCTCCGGGTCCCCCGGGGTACGAGAAAGCCCGCGGGCTCTGCTCCCTCCTCCGGTGAGGAGAGGAGGGGTCGGCCGGATGTGCCGACGAGCCCGCGGGCCGGTGACTGCTCGGTGTACGGCAGGGGGCCTGCCGCCGTGTGACGGCAGGCCTCAGCCCGCAGTCACCTCACGCATCCGAAAAGAAACCACTTCCGGATCACCTCCCTTCTCGTGTGCTCCCACGCTAGGAACCCGTCCCGCGGCGTTCAACCGAATTTCCCGAACCCCGTGTGCCCTGCGTCACGTTCCAGTTGAATGGCCGGGCGCGTCGCGAGGGCACGCGCGTACACGTCCTGTGAGGGGTGCCGGGATGAGCGCGTCCGGGAGCGGAACGGCGCGGGCCGACGGCGACCTGCTCGGTGCGCTGCTGGAGGGGATGGACGCCGCGCTGTGCGCGTTCGACGCGGACGGCGTGGTCACCCACTGGAATCCCGGCGCCGAACGGGTCCTCGGCTGGTCCGCCGCCGAGGCCGTCGGCCGTCGCGGCCTCGGCGGATGGGCCGCGCGGCCCGCGGACGCCGCCGCGATCGAGGCCCGGCTGGCGGCCGCGGCGGACGGCCCCGGTCGCGTCGTCCACGAGTTCGCGCTGCTCCGCAAGGACGGCGGCCGGGTCCTCGTCCGCGCCCAGACGTGCGGCGTCCCGGGCGTGGACGGGCGCCCGGCCGGGACGTACTGCGCCTTCCACGAGGTCCACGCGCAGCTGGGCTTCGAGCGCTCGGTCGCGCTCGGCGAGGCCCTGTTCGGGGAGGCGCCGTACGGGCTCGTCGTCGTCGACGCCGACCTGCGCCCCGCCGTCGTGAACGCCCGGGCCGCCCGGGCGTTCGGCGTCCCCCGCGCGGACCTGCTCGGCCGGCCCCTCGGCGACCTCCTGGCCCAGGGCGCCGACCGGCTGGAGGCGGCCCTGGAGCACGTGCTGGCGGAGGGCGACCCCCGCTCGTCGGCCGAGTTGTGGGCGACGGCCCGCACCCCGGAGGGGGAGCGGCGGCGCTGCTGGCGCGGCGCCTTCCTGCGGCTCTCGTCACCGCTGTCGCGGAAGCCCGCGCCACTGGGCGTGGCCTGGCTGTTCGAGGACGTCACCGAGGCGCGGCTCGCCGAGCAGAACGCGGACCGGCTGCGGTTCCGGGCCAGCCAGCTGCACCGGGCCGGTACCGCCGCGGCCGAGTGCGAGGACCCGGCGGAGGCGGCGATCGTGTACCTCGACTTCGCGCTCGCCGGGTTCGCCGACGACGCCCTGCTCGACCTGGTCCGCGACGACGGCAAGCGGCTCGTGCGGGTCGCGGCCACGCCCGTCCGGGCGCCCGGTCCGGTGGGGTTCGCCGCGGGCGCGGGGTTCCCCGTGCCCTACGCCCCCGGGCACCCGGCGCTGCGTGCGCTGGACCGGGCGGGCACGGTGCGGGCCGGCACCCGGCCCCCGGAGGGCGGGCCCGGGTGGCCGGCGGAGCGCCACTGGCCGGCCGGCACGGCCCACGCCCTGTGCGCGGCGCTGCGCAGCCGGGGGCGGACCCTGGGTGTGGTGACGTTCCTCCGCTCGTCGGGCCGCCCGTCCTTCGAACGCGCGGACGTCGCGTACGCGGAGAGCGTCGCCGTACGGGTCGCGGCCTCCCTGGACCTGGCGGGGCCGGTGGGGTGAGGCCCCGCCCGCGCGTGCGCCGGGCGGGAGGACCCGCCGTCCGGCGCCGGCCGCGGCCGGCGCGGACTACCGGCGGTAGAAGATCCGGTCCGCGTGCTCCGCCATCACGCGGTCGTTCCACTCGCGGCCCCCGTCGACGTTGGCGGAGCGCAGCAGCGGGGGCTCGATGCCGCGGCGCACCAGTTCCCCGGCCGCCGCGGCCACGACGGCCTGCATGAGCGCCCCGGCCACGAGGGTGGAGGCGGGTGCGAACGGCGCCCCGACGCCCTCGTGCGCGAGCTCCGCGTCCCCGACGGCGACCTTGGAGTCGAGGACGATGTCGCAGTGGTCCCTGAGGAAGGTCCCCGAGGCGTTTCGGGGGCGGGTCCCCTCCGCGTACGCCGCGGACGTGACGCCGACGACCTTCAGGCCCCGCTCGCGGGCGCCGGCGGCCATCTCGACGGGCAGGGCGTTGCGCCCGGACAGCGAGACGACCACCAGCAGGTCCCCGGCGCGCGCGGGCGACGAGTCGAGGACCGCGGCGGCGAGGCCCGCCACATGCTCCAGGGCGGAGCCGAGCGTCACGGGCGTCACGTCGACGCCGGCCGCGCCGGGGACGGCGAGCAGGTTCATCAGGGCGAGGCCGCCCGCCCGGTACACGACGTCCTGCGCGGGCAGCGACGAGTGGCCGGCGCCGAAGGCGAAGAGGCGGCCGCCGGCCGCGACCGTGTCGGCGACGGCGGCTCCCGCGGCGGCGATGGGCGCGGCCTCCTCGTCCCGGACCCGCCGGAGCAGGCCGATCGCGGCGTCGAGGAACCGATCGGCCAGCGTGTCGTCGTCCATCGGCACGGCCTTCCTGTCGGGTGTCGCGGATCACGGTGCTGTCCGGTCCGCCCCCTGTCAACGCGGTGGTCGGCCCCGCCCTCCGGGACGGCACGGCGGCCCACGGGATGCGCAACAATTGAGCGGGGGCCGCGCACACTGGAAGTCACGCATCGAGGGGCACGTATGTCCGGACTGATCGACACCACGGAGATGTATCTCCGCACCATCCTCGAGCTGGAGGAGGAGAGCGTGGTGCCCATGCGCGCCCGTATCGCGGAGCGGCTCGACCAGAGTGGTCCCACGGTCAGCCAGACGGTCGCCCGGATGGAGCGCGACGGACTGGTGACCGTCGCCGGGGACCGCCACCTGGAGCTGACGGAGGAGGGCCGCCGGCTCGCCACGCGCGTGATGCGCAAGCACCGGCTCGCGGAGTGTCTCCTGGTGGACGTGATCGGCCTGGAGTGGGAGCAGGTCCACGCCGAGGCGTGCCGCTGGGAGCACGTGATGAGCGAGGCCGTCGAACGCCGCGTCCTGGAGCTGCTGCGCCATCCGACGGAGTCGCCGTACGGGAACCCGATCCCGGGCCTGGAGGAGCTGGGCGAGCAGGCGGAGGCCGACCCGTTCCCCGACGAGGAGATGGTGGCCCTGTCCGAGCTGGACGCGGGCGCGGAGGGCAAGACCGTGGTGGTGCGCCGGATCGGCGAGCCCATCCAGACGGACGCCCAGCTGATGCACACGCTGCGGCGCGCCGGCGTGCAGCCCGGCTCCGTGGTGAGCGTCACCGACTCGCCCGGCGGCGTGCTGGTCGGCAGCGGCGGCGAGGCCGCCGAACTCGGCGCCGACGTGGCGTCGCACGTCTTCGTCGCCAAGCGCTGAGGGTGCCCGGCCCCCCCCTCCCGGCCCGCCCCCTCCCGGCCGGGCGGCGCCCTGCCGGCCGGCGCCCGGCGTCCGCGCCGTACGGAGCGATCCCGCGCGGGACGGCGCCGGCGGGCCCCGCGTGTGCCGGCCCGGGCGCCGGGGCGGGGCCCGCCGCCGAGGGGCCGTCGGTGCGCGGTCCGCCGTCCGTGCCGGGAGAGGACCGTGCGGTGCGCGGTCCGCCGTCCGCCCCCGAAGGGCCTCGTGAGGTGTCCGTCCGCCGTCCGCTCCGGGAGGCGCCCGCACACGGAGAAGGTCCCGGCGCCTCGTGGCACCGGGACCCGGCCTCCCCTTATCACCGACCCGGAGCCCCGAGCTCTCAGGGTCGATCCCGTCGGACCTTTTTCCCCGAGTGGTCCGCCTCCCGCTGAAGATCTCCCCCCGGTAGAGCCTCTCAATCCTTGAGCGGGGTCACTCGAACGAGCGGTGTTGCCGCCCGCGTTCCTGTTCTCGAATGCACGTTCGATACTCTGATCGGGGTCGTCCGACACGACAGGTCGTCCGACGTGACAGAAGGGGGAGCCGGGGCACATGGCGCGACGCATCGATCTGGCCGGAGCCGACGGCGTGCACCTCGCCGCCTGGGAGTTCACCGATCCGTCCGGGGGACCGGAGGGGGACGGCACCGCCTCCGCGAGGAGGGTCCTGCTCCTGCACGGCCTGATGGGCCGGGCCTCCCACTGGGCGGACACGGCGCGCCGGCTCTCCGGCCGGTACCGGGTCGTCGCCCTGGACCAGCGGGGGCACGGCCACAGCGGCGAGCCGGCCGGGCCCCACACGCGCGAGGCGTACGTGGCGGACGCCGCCGTCGCGGTCGAACGGCTCGGACCGGCGCCGGTCACCCTGGTCGGGCACGGTATGGGCGCCCTGACGGCCTGGCAGCTGG from Streptomyces sp. MRC013 includes the following:
- a CDS encoding citrate synthase 2, with translation MSDFVPGLEGVVAFETEIAEPDKEGGALRYRGVDIEDLVGHVSFGNVWGLLVDGAFNPGLPPAEPFPIPIHSGDVRVDVQSALAMLAPVWGLRPLLDIGEEQARDDLARAAVMALSYVAQSARGQGLPMVPQREIDKAQSVVERFMIRWRGEPDPKHVKAVDAYWTSAAEHGMNASTFTARVIASTGADVAAALSGAVGAMSGPLHGGAPSRVLGMIEEIERTGDAVAYVKRALDGGERLMGFGHRVYRAEDPRARVLRRTARELAAPRFEVAEALERAALEELHNRRPDRVLATNVEFWAAIVLDFAEVPAHMFTSMFTCARTAGWSAHILEQKRTGRLVRPSARYIGPGPRDPREIAGHEDIVS
- a CDS encoding PAS domain-containing protein, which produces MSASGSGTARADGDLLGALLEGMDAALCAFDADGVVTHWNPGAERVLGWSAAEAVGRRGLGGWAARPADAAAIEARLAAAADGPGRVVHEFALLRKDGGRVLVRAQTCGVPGVDGRPAGTYCAFHEVHAQLGFERSVALGEALFGEAPYGLVVVDADLRPAVVNARAARAFGVPRADLLGRPLGDLLAQGADRLEAALEHVLAEGDPRSSAELWATARTPEGERRRCWRGAFLRLSSPLSRKPAPLGVAWLFEDVTEARLAEQNADRLRFRASQLHRAGTAAAECEDPAEAAIVYLDFALAGFADDALLDLVRDDGKRLVRVAATPVRAPGPVGFAAGAGFPVPYAPGHPALRALDRAGTVRAGTRPPEGGPGWPAERHWPAGTAHALCAALRSRGRTLGVVTFLRSSGRPSFERADVAYAESVAVRVAASLDLAGPVG
- a CDS encoding SIS domain-containing protein; the protein is MDDDTLADRFLDAAIGLLRRVRDEEAAPIAAAGAAVADTVAAGGRLFAFGAGHSSLPAQDVVYRAGGLALMNLLAVPGAAGVDVTPVTLGSALEHVAGLAAAVLDSSPARAGDLLVVVSLSGRNALPVEMAAGARERGLKVVGVTSAAYAEGTRPRNASGTFLRDHCDIVLDSKVAVGDAELAHEGVGAPFAPASTLVAGALMQAVVAAAAGELVRRGIEPPLLRSANVDGGREWNDRVMAEHADRIFYRR
- a CDS encoding metal-dependent transcriptional regulator — translated: MSGLIDTTEMYLRTILELEEESVVPMRARIAERLDQSGPTVSQTVARMERDGLVTVAGDRHLELTEEGRRLATRVMRKHRLAECLLVDVIGLEWEQVHAEACRWEHVMSEAVERRVLELLRHPTESPYGNPIPGLEELGEQAEADPFPDEEMVALSELDAGAEGKTVVVRRIGEPIQTDAQLMHTLRRAGVQPGSVVSVTDSPGGVLVGSGGEAAELGADVASHVFVAKR